ACCAGGTGGGCGGGGGACCACGACGGCCGGTGCTGCAGCCGCGCGCCCGCGATCCGCAGGGCCAGCGGCAGCCCGCCGCACAACCGGGCCAGGTCGCCGACCGCGCTGGGGTCGGCCGCCGAGCGCGCGTCACCGATGAGTCGGCGCAGCAGCCCGACCGAGTCGGTGGCCGACAGCGGCTCCAGGGTGACGCAGCGGTCCGCGTCCAGTCCGGTCAGCCGATGCCGTCCGGCCACCAGCACCCGGCTGCCCGGACCGGCTGGGAGCAACGGCCTTACCTGTGCGGCGCTTTCCACGTCGTCCAGGACGAACAGCAGCCGCAGCCCGCTGGTGGCGCCACGCCAGGCGGCGATCAGGTCGTCGCGTTCGTCGGGGACATCGGAGTCGGCCGTTCCGAGGGTGCGCAGCAGCCGCTGAAGCAGCCGGGTGGTGGAGGGGCGGCGGTCGCGATCGCCACCGTCCGGGGAGTGATGGGTACGCAGATCGAGGAAAAGGGCGCCGTCCGGGTGCTGGGGGCGGAGCGTCCATGCCGCGTGCACCAGCAGCGAGGTCTTCCCGACGCCGGCGGGTCCGTCCACGGTGGCGATGGTCACGGCGTTGTCGGGTCCGGGTGCGGTGAGGCTGGCGACCTCGGCGGCGCGTCCGACCAACCTGCCTGCGTTGCCGGGCAATTCGTTGACCGTGCGGGATGGGCGTGCGGCCCGCCTCGGCGCCGCACCCCGGAGTGCGGGGGCGCGGCCGATGACCGCGGTGTCGTCGTGCCGGAGCACCGCGGTGTGCAACTCCCGCAGCGCGGCTGACGGGGTGGTTCCCAGTTCCTCCCGGAGCCGGCGCCGCAGCTCCTCGTAGGCGGCGAGCGCCTCGCCCTGCCGTCCAGTGCCGTACAGCGCTCGTATCCTCAGCGCCAACACGGTCTCGTCCAGCGGCTCTGCGGCGGAGTCCGGATCCGGGGCGGCGGCCAGTTCGGCGAGCACCTCGTTGCCGCGGTCGAGCCGCAGCAGGCACTCCAGACGCCGCTGCCGCAGAGAACGACGTTCGAGCAGCAGCCGCTGCCGTTCCCCGAGCGCGTACGGGCCGGGCAGCCCGGCCAAAGGTTCCCCGCGGAACAGGCTGAGGCCCCGACCGGCCACCTCCAGTGCCCCCGTGGCATCCCCGGAGTCCAATAGCCTTCCTGATTCCAGGGCGAGTTCGGCGAGGTGCGCCGTATCGAGTCGGACCGGGGCCGCGAACCGGTAGCCGCCCGGGCCGCCCCGGATCACCGAGCCGTCCTGTCCCGTATCCGGCGCGTCCAGGGCGCGCCGCAACGCGTACACGTAGCTGGGCAGGACCCGCCGTCCGGTCGGCGGCGGCTGATCGCCCCACACCCCGTCGATCAGCTGCTCGTTGCTGACCAGCCGGCCGCCGCGCAGCACCAGTGCCGCCAGCACCGCCTGTCGGCGGGTCGGACCGATCGGCGTCTCTCCTGCGCCGCGCCATGCCAGCACGGGGCCGAGTAACGAGATACGCAGGTGCGGCGGTTCATCCGGCGACCTCACTGCCATCTGGGCTCCCAGGGTCATCACGAGCATCGCGGATCATCAGAATTTCAACGCTATTGCAGCGACGGGCCCCACGGTTGGCAAGTCAGAGCTCGAAGAAGGGCGGACTGCGCCGGTGGAGGCGGCATGACCCCTGAGGTTGCGCTGCTCCTGGGGCGCTGCGGCCTCGTCCTGTACGGCCACGGCCTCGATGACGGCGCTTGCCGGATCCACGTCGCCGGTGGTTCTGAAGTCGGCCGGATCGAGGGCGGCGAGGGTGCGTGGAGCGCCTGGGCGAGGCGGCGGCACGACGGCCGTCAAGCCCTGGTCGCCACCGATCTGCCCAGCCGCAATGCGGCGGTGTGCGCGGTCGCCGACCACGCCGAGTGGGACGACCTGCCGCGAGTCGGCCCCGCCGAGACGCCACGCGAGAGAACACGGAGGTACCCGATGACGAGCATGAAGCGACGCCACCTCTGGGCCCTGGCCCGAGAGGCCCGCAGGGCCCTGGAGGCAGGGGAGTTCACGCACACCGTGCAGCTCTACCTCAACCGCCCTGTGTACGGGAAACGTGCCGTCGGGCGGGCGGACCGGGGGGTCGACGAAGCGATCAGGGCGGTGGAGAGCTCGGGCTGGAAATGCTGCGGGGTCGAGCCGTGGCTCGGCACCGGCGTGCTGCTCAGCTTTGTCAGGGCCGACTGATGCGCGAGACGGCACGCCGGGGCGTGCTGCTGTTCGGGGGGATCGGTGCGCTGCTCCTGGCGATGGTGGCCGGGCTGCTCGTCTGGCAGTACGGCCCGGGATCCGGGCAGCCGGGCGCGGCAGCGACCAAACGCGAACTGAAGCCGTTCAGGCAGGCCGTGGAGGCGCTGGCCCAAGCCCCGGGGCTGCGTTACGAGGACACCTCGCTCGCCGGTATCACGCAGAACGAGATCACCGTCACCGCGGGCGGGAGCCAGTTCGGCACCACGAGTTCCGGCAACGGAGAGCACGGCAGGGACGTCCTGCGGGTCGAGGGAAAGACCTTCACACGGTGGCAGGTGGATCCCGCTCCGGGCCCGGAGGCCAAGGCCGCGGCCAAGCCCGGGGCGAAGATCCCCAGTGAGTGGATGACCGGTCTTGACGACGGCTCCGTACTGCTGGACGAGGCCCTGGGCCGGATGCCGAGCCCATCGGCGCTCGCGGTTGTGCTGTCCGAGGCCCTGGACCGGGCGGAGAAGGCACCCTCGGCCGAAGCCTCCGGGCATCAGCAGCGCCTGCCGGCCGTCGGGCGCACGCCGGCTCTCGCAGTCGACACCTCGGCGGGCCGGTTGCTGGTGAGCAAGCAGCGGCCGTACCGCGTCCTGCGCCTGGAGCCCTACGACATCTCGGAGATGGCCGACCGGTTCCGGAGCGGGGAGGTGCCCGCCGAGATCCCCCGGGTGACCACCGGACCACTCGCGTCGGGGAAGTCCGAGGGGATGGACCTTTCCCCGATCGCCGGAGCCGCCATCGACGCGATGTTCGACACGCTGCTCCAGTACACACGGCAGCTCGGCGACGCGACCGACCACGGCATCAACTTCACCCTCAACGGCTCGGGCCGGATGAACTGCGGCGTCTCGGGCTGCACCGCCAGCCAGCGGTTCACCGGCGAGGTCTCCAGCAAGGCGAGGGGGCGCATCACGCGGGGTGAAGTGAGCGCCGTCCTGAGCGCGGACTTCTCCGTCGGCGGGCAGCCCGCGGGCCGCTGCACCAGCGCACGCGGCACGTTCCCGGTCCGCGGCAACCAGGTCTCCGGCTCGCTGACCTGTTCCAACCCGGGCGCCGGTGCGGTGTACTCCTCGGTCGCAGCCCGGTACAAGGCCCAGGCCGAGGCGGAGTCCCGGGCCAGCGGCGGCCGGTCGGTCCGCTACAGCATCCCGCTGCGCGCCAACACCCTGATCGACGCCCGCGCCCTCGCGGCGGTCGAGGTGACCCGACTCGTCGCCCGGGTCAGCCGGGAGCGGGACTCCGCGGAATGCGTACGCCCCCACAGCTTCCCGCCGGGCACCCAGGTCCTGCTCGCCGACGGCACCCACCGGGCCATCGAGGACATCCGCGTCGGCGATCGGGTGACCGCGACCGACCCGGAGCGCGGGCAGACCGCCGCACGGCCGGTGGTCGACACCATCACCACGGACGGCGACAAGGACTTCACCCGCCTCACCGTGACCACCGCCCGCGGCCCCGCCACGGTCACCGCGACCGGTAACCACCCGTTCCGGCTGGCAGGCGCCAAGCGCTGGAAGGACGCGAAGGACCTCCGCCCCGGCGATGCCCTGCGCACCTCCGACGGCACGGACGTTCAGGTCCGCGAGGTCCGTGACCGGTACGGCCGGCAGCGCACCCATGACCTCACGGTGGACGGCTTCCACACGTACTATGTGCTGGCGGGTAAGACTCCGGTACTCGTTCACAACAGCAACGGCTGCGTGAACTGGGCCTCCAACAGCGTTAAAACGTGGGGTCATACATTCAAGACTCATGGCGCCGGAGCGAAGAACACGAAGGCTCTGACCGATCGAGCTCGTAGCACCGGGAATCAGCAAGGCCAGTGGCTGAACAATGACGCCGCTGCAGAGTTCTTGAAGGGACTCCATGTCGAAGGAGCCGGGCCCAGGTCGGTGCGCATTCCGGACGGGTTGGGGCAGGTGATCATGCCGGATGGGAGTATCGTCCAAGCGCGGGCCGCTACCATCGTCCCGAGTCCAAATGGGTTGTACAAGACGGGATTCCCGATCATTGGTCCGAACTAGGAGGCTGGAGAGATGAGCTTCTCTGTGTCGTTCAATCTGGCCGTTCCGTCTGGTGCTGTGGCTCTCGCTTCAGCGGGTCTGGAGCCGGGTGACAATTACGAAACCCTGGTCATGGAGGCATGTAGCGTCCTCTCTGACGCTGGAGGTGGCACATTCCACATTGGCGGCTTCGGGAGTGATGAGTGGCCGCTCGATGTCGCGTATGACTTGTCTGCCTTCATGGAGCAGCTCCCGTCGCTTCTGGTGGGTGTGCGCGACCGTCGCGAAGTCGAGGTTGATCTCTACTCGCAAGGTATCGAGAGGACCTTGACTTTCCGTCCAAGCGGGGATCTCGTGGTGATTCACTGCGATTCGCGGACCAATTGGGTTCCAATCCCAGGGCACGAGAGCATTGCGCGGAGTGAGCTAGTCGCGATGCTCTCGAAATTGGCCGAAGACTTCGCCAGAGGGTTGAAGGTGATCAATTCCGAACTGTCGGAGGTTGCGCC
This DNA window, taken from Streptomyces sp. SCSIO 30461, encodes the following:
- a CDS encoding BTAD domain-containing putative transcriptional regulator; protein product: MAVRSPDEPPHLRISLLGPVLAWRGAGETPIGPTRRQAVLAALVLRGGRLVSNEQLIDGVWGDQPPPTGRRVLPSYVYALRRALDAPDTGQDGSVIRGGPGGYRFAAPVRLDTAHLAELALESGRLLDSGDATGALEVAGRGLSLFRGEPLAGLPGPYALGERQRLLLERRSLRQRRLECLLRLDRGNEVLAELAAAPDPDSAAEPLDETVLALRIRALYGTGRQGEALAAYEELRRRLREELGTTPSAALRELHTAVLRHDDTAVIGRAPALRGAAPRRAARPSRTVNELPGNAGRLVGRAAEVASLTAPGPDNAVTIATVDGPAGVGKTSLLVHAAWTLRPQHPDGALFLDLRTHHSPDGGDRDRRPSTTRLLQRLLRTLGTADSDVPDERDDLIAAWRGATSGLRLLFVLDDVESAAQVRPLLPAGPGSRVLVAGRHRLTGLDADRCVTLEPLSATDSVGLLRRLIGDARSAADPSAVGDLARLCGGLPLALRIAGARLQHRPSWSPAHLVTRMALEERRLGELSAGDRSVEAAFLMSYEQLSEDRQRAFRLLGHAPTPEFDAWTPAVMLGVGVDEAETVLEELYDASLVLQPGPGRYRLHDLVRVHARKLAAARPEETARARRRALHLYVRAGWLTSDDALGPAALAAAVGAAPQWFGSARDATRWLQEAGTDLVDLPGFAAAHGEDALAALLGVALRDHFLHHDRYDEGRTAVTTALHATERDGDPALRVMLASSLGLLDYQQGRHAQGGDWFRRAVQYARDSGDQTLTAQPLAGLAVQDYIRGRHDTVAATVAEVLPGLEQCGDAWGLSLALSLRAMSLFAQGDAEAARADALAALAWAERNGRPIPISQRLVILADGYIALGELAEAREALLRGEALLRQAGDTLLLALTLTRLGSVAVDLPEAERRHRQALELHSRISRRSEPHRTRLEMEIRRRLGQSYAAAGARSKARREFRTALAVERAAEHPVLREQLRTALAEVEEEVGAGRNEG
- a CDS encoding polymorphic toxin-type HINT domain-containing protein, encoding MRETARRGVLLFGGIGALLLAMVAGLLVWQYGPGSGQPGAAATKRELKPFRQAVEALAQAPGLRYEDTSLAGITQNEITVTAGGSQFGTTSSGNGEHGRDVLRVEGKTFTRWQVDPAPGPEAKAAAKPGAKIPSEWMTGLDDGSVLLDEALGRMPSPSALAVVLSEALDRAEKAPSAEASGHQQRLPAVGRTPALAVDTSAGRLLVSKQRPYRVLRLEPYDISEMADRFRSGEVPAEIPRVTTGPLASGKSEGMDLSPIAGAAIDAMFDTLLQYTRQLGDATDHGINFTLNGSGRMNCGVSGCTASQRFTGEVSSKARGRITRGEVSAVLSADFSVGGQPAGRCTSARGTFPVRGNQVSGSLTCSNPGAGAVYSSVAARYKAQAEAESRASGGRSVRYSIPLRANTLIDARALAAVEVTRLVARVSRERDSAECVRPHSFPPGTQVLLADGTHRAIEDIRVGDRVTATDPERGQTAARPVVDTITTDGDKDFTRLTVTTARGPATVTATGNHPFRLAGAKRWKDAKDLRPGDALRTSDGTDVQVREVRDRYGRQRTHDLTVDGFHTYYVLAGKTPVLVHNSNGCVNWASNSVKTWGHTFKTHGAGAKNTKALTDRARSTGNQQGQWLNNDAAAEFLKGLHVEGAGPRSVRIPDGLGQVIMPDGSIVQARAATIVPSPNGLYKTGFPIIGPN